The genomic segment TCGAGCACAGTTTTGCCGCCGTCTGCATCCAGGCGCAGGATATCCGCGCGGCCGCTCTGCAAAATGCCGACGCTGCGGCTTCTGTCGTCAAAAGTACGGATGAGCGCGCCGGAGGAATAGGATTGCTCATATGTCTCAAAACAGTGCAGCATCGCGGCATATTCAGCCTCGGAGATGCCCATAAATAAAGTTGACCTAGGAATCGACATAAAAATACTCCAGTTATGTTGCAAGTGCAACAGAATTTTCCTTAAAGATATGGTATCTTAAATATAAGGAAAAGTAAAGAGACAGTATCTTGGAATATGATTGGAGGGATTGGATATGATAGATATCACTGTAACTGGCGGAACGCTGGAGCAGCAGGAAATTGACGCATATGTGCGGCATGTGCAGGAGAAAATCCCCGGCCATGCACTCAAGGCGCTGAATATCGCTGTGGATGGCGAGGAAGTGGAACTGCGTTATACTTATGAGCATAAGCCAATTGAGCGCATCCGCAGAATTACCGGATACCTGGTTGGCACGATGGACCGCTGGAACGACGCCAAAACGGCAGAGGAGCGGGATAGAGTTCAACACAGCCTTTAAAGAAACCATAGAAAAGGAGAAACAAGAATGAAAAAATACGT from the Christensenellaceae bacterium 44-20 genome contains:
- the nrdD gene encoding anaerobic ribonucleoside-triphosphate reductase is translated as MIDITVTGGTLEQQEIDAYVRHVQEKIPGHALKALNIAVDGEEVELRYTYEHKPIERIRRITGYLVGTMDRWNDAKTAEERDRVQHSL